One window of the Zea mays cultivar B73 chromosome 3, Zm-B73-REFERENCE-NAM-5.0, whole genome shotgun sequence genome contains the following:
- the LOC100502303 gene encoding uncharacterized protein isoform X24, which produces MDLAGMKRRELQALCKRHGLPAGGTNADLVGRLDAVLSGPAVVEEEVAGVPARKGCLKQTGGGATEAKKVTFGAEVGKARRLRSRVIWSPVVAKTRGKSARAGTDSAAEDGISADVGADVPVRRSRRNSFNPAEAEEAGEAVAVDRKPKRKNQENDEGVAVIAQARVTRRSNLEWSATVLPPAVEKKRGRQNAAESDVQKSALVEVTARTTRSRSIVPVVVPPTVVENKRRKTGDPQTTVELTMLSDVPRSDFPATRSLRNKIVHVNNSVVDETHTTRQLENKMRPSTRRHQQVASSPEDKGQKIPATSKSPLLRWSRRNYSEANSANSVNIKLAKDSSTAQPLAHHNSHSEDLEKQPAVKEPIKRSTRKSIALAALEKEKDVIEGKNPEAHVRRSTRKSVVQVKDTKSIVEETQYANSEDVAKQPATKGPARGLRRKSVITELHEKEKSLIAEKNMETDEAILTRKPVIPVKNIKAVGEGIQIGKGKDVDKQFVVKQPTRRSSRKSVLPDMLENNSGLLAPKMNAEMNVRRSTRKSVLPDMHNEKQDHHKMARNENLQSGKYQDGEKQQKVKDSIRQSRRSIATVLLEGQNNDEGKKFKNPTRRTTHKSHALNAVEEVSMDHIEVGEEGLKLRKRSRFLLEISSSANVSWKHQNAQISNEKDNTEGSQQASNCTTSKRRSSKKRRTTAPEEVMPFKVANDDIVIMEETKDTLEYNNESSSKVQEICQVNAAREEFSSGPLLVTVAPSDEICTVQSVAVVIPGSESGDDANQSSDKSKQPQEHSVTQTVDDHLSETRSGKLDQSTCITGLVSDNCVVSEDKTLMSEDREEQSPVSGEQRVSLEANANEPEEKNLANVTSTDLHTKSLQHDIDRIAKETDKDVLSLVFPIEEHEEKYGVSPIAVEKCVCREASACESARKPLTVIFSNNLHTKHLQHDCDVLIKETGEEVLAQENCNDQPVPAQTDQEIKLNDELADPDVLAQENCNDQPVPAQTDLEIKLHDELADPDHEEQSPVSGERRVSLEANANEPEEKNLANVISIDLHTKSLQHDNGRIAEETDKDVLAQENCNDQPVPANEPEEKNLANVISTDLHTKTLQHDNDRIAEETDKDHEEQSNVFGERRVSLEANANEPEEKNLANVISTDLHTKTLQHDNDRIAEETDKDHEEQSNVSGERRVSLEANANEPEEKNLANVISTDLHTKTLQHDNDRIAEETDKDVSSLVFPIEEHEEKYAVSPIAVEKSVSREASACESAGKPLTVIFSNDLHTKHLQHDCDVLIKETGEDVLAQENCNDQPVPAQTDLEMKLNDELADPEVLAQENCNDQPVLAQTDLETKLNDELADLAMESGCSITERNEGLVAHNLDQEGFLEATPECKQECGLPEETVISSKETGSLLCADQSPIGLESLFSQESIVESVGHCALASATTHTENGFDDSKDCHNKSALENVHVPEPCSHNDTKGGIFKNVDCMHTSQRDDRMEGVPEANTDEEHVLSAFLLDANHLNVVINSEEVVCEGEDSKELLHSEDCKASSEKTDVNDGNVYGISDAVVRCALHAPADDNYEIFLGPNTDVPRQVYNDGCSDVKEDRFASKPWTIDIIEDASVKERSNLKDWQLDSKLEGTEIVESGLYFNKDIGNILHSGSIGEITPSGSGLSKDSSVDYRGEVLDGFSMEASLERSSTRGEQNGCRLDAIENPSITLATSGYKHEGALSEEAVYTKKNYAGTCLSNPRELIMELQSHFSKENINESDPHDSLVFPTAENSADEQLVKVHHGSNLSQLGLTDLLDGPIGCSNTDVLCQCDNHKNQSNEDKVEEVEAVSAAKYIESEVVLLPSQERSNLNNEQLNTKLESPNIMGSCLNCDNDVCNTSDNGSVFVIGKRTPSASGLPEDYPKDSDLQQPVLDSFSVVSSFQDNISGKKTVSGVAGSEILSLSLATPDYKHEDGFSEEAVCRTKNYTGTSSVDPRHLDMEGHSIYSEGDTYQGPCQDLGRHEEQESCMSIPMQAKESGGVLRSSHTKGSVTAAQIDLAGDAHLIVSDNAAAKQVFSEEKEETKSISSSDIDILHEKSYSSGHDDHAACAAETQFYHPQKASISDGLHLGPSSLQVESLDALDSDILYVNTGVLEQHHKEGYYEPSVYQITSGICTMSEAEPFEVLETGKDVKTPSKLDEQLNPGLDGDEAEKHSLDCGTDTSPVMSKRTLSSPGSGPCQQYVNESTTSTQSTDNHPNDLPAPRSPEQSACFQNDNDSGSVGICQSSRRRGIDELCGKLQSFKVSSAVKGSYVAMGAPRPKPGDSTSRSAAALLRNIENTTAVKAGRPPVKPNADGKDSSRRALQPISGRPDSR; this is translated from the exons TCATATGGTCGCCGGTCGTTGCCAAGACAAGGGGGAAGTCTGCTCGAGCCGGTACTGATTCTGCTGCTGAAGACGGTATTTCTGCAGATGTGGGCGCTGATGTCCCAGTGAGGCGGTCCAGGAGGAATTCGTTCAATCCTGCCGAGGCTGAGGAAGCAGGAGAGGCTGTTGCTGTTGACAGGAAGCCCAAGCGCAAGAATCAGGAGAATGACGAGGGCGTTGCTGTTATCGCTCAGGCTAGAGTTACGAGAAGGTCAAATTTGGAGTGGTCTGCTACTGTATTGCCTCCTGCTGTTGAGAAGAAGAGAGGGAGGCAGAATGCAGCTGAGTCTGATGTGCAGAAGTCCGCTCTGGTGGAAGTAACAGCTAGGACTACAAGGTCTCGCTCAATCGTACCTGTTGTGGTGCCACCCACTGTGGTTGAGAACAAGAGGAGGAAGACTGGAGATCCACAAACAACTGTAGAGTTGACTATGCTTTCAGATGTGCCCAGAAGTGATTTTCCTGCCACCAGGTCTTTAAGGAACAAAATTGTCCACGTTAACAACAGCGTCGTGGACGAAACTCACACTACCAGGCAGTTGGAAAACAAGATGCGTCCGTCTACTCGTAGGCATCAACAGGTTGCATCTTCTCCGGAGGATAAAGGTCAAAAAATTCCTGCTACCAGTAAGTCCCCTCTACTGAGGTGGTCACGGAGAAACTATTCTGAGGCCAATAGTGCAAATTCAGTAAACATCAAATTGGCCAAAGACTCGAGCACAGCTCAGCCATTGGCACACCATAATTCTCATTCTGAAGATTTGGAGAAACAACCAGCAGTTAAAGAACCAATTAAACGGTCAACACGTAAATCTATTGCTTTGGCTGCACTTGAGAAAGAGAAGGATGTAATTGAAGGAAAGAACCCTGAAGCACATGTTAGGCGATCAACGAGGAAATCAGTTGTGCAGGTTAAAGATACCAAAAGTATTGTTGAAGAGACTCAATATGCTAACAGTGAAGATGTGGCGAAGCAACCAGCAACTAAAGGACCTGCTAGGGGGCTGAGACGTAAATCTGTTATCACAGAATTGCATGAGAAAGAGAAGAGTCTCATTGCCGAAAAGAACATGGAAACAGATGAAGCGATATTAACGCGGAAGCCTGTAATCCCAGTTAaaaatattaaagctgttggtgaAGGAATTCAAATTGGTAAGGGCAAAGATGTGGATAAACAATTTGTTGTGAAGCAACCTACTAGGCGATCATCGCGCAAATCTGTGCTGCCTGATATGCTTGAGAATAATAGTGGACTTCTAGCACCCAAAATGAATGCTGAGATGAATGTTAGGAGATCAACACGGAAGTCTGTTCTTCCTGACATGCATAATGAGAAGCAAGATCACCATAAAATGGCTAGAAATGAGAACTTGCAAAGTGGTAAATATCAAGATGGTGAGAAGCAACAGAAAGTAAAAGATTCTATTAGGCAATCAAGGAGATCTATCGCTACAGTGCTACTTGAGGGACAAAATAATGATGAAGGAAAAAAGTTCAAAAATCCTACGAGGAGGACAACACACAAATCTCATGCCCTTAATGCAGTTGAAGAGGTCAGCATGGATCACATTGAAGTTGGTGAAGAAGGCTTGAAATTGAGGAAGCGCAGTAGGTTTTTGCTGGAAATATCATCTTCAGCTAATGTTTCCTGGAAGCATCAGAATGCACAGATCTCTAATGAAAAAGATAACACAGAAGGATCGCAGCAGGCATCAAATTGCACAACTTCAAAGAGAAGGTCTTCAAAGAAGAGACGAACAACTGCTCCAGAAGAAGTGATGCCTTTCAAGGTGGCAAATGATGACATAGTTATCATGGAAGAAACAAAGGACACACTTGAATATAATAATGAGTCTAGTAGTAAAGTTCAAGAAATTTGTCAGGTTAATGCTGCAAGAGAAGAGTTCTCTTCAGGTCCATTGCTTGTAACAGTAGCTCCTAGTGACGAAATTTGCACAGTGCAGAGTGTAGCTGTGGTGATACCTGGGTCAGAATCTGGTGACGATGCAAATCAAAGTTCTGATAAGAGTAAGCAACCTCAGGAACATTCTGTCACTCAAACTGTTGATGACCATTTATCTGAAACAAGAAGTGGGAAATTAGATCAATCAACATGCATCACAGGATTAGTCTCTGACAATTGTGTTGTCTCAGAGGACAAAACATTGATGAGTGAAG ACCGTGAAGAGCAAAGCCCTGTGTCCGGAGAACAGAGAGTTAGCTTGGAAGCAAATGCCAATGAGCCTGAGGAAAAGAACCTAGCTAACGTCACATCAACTGATCTCCACACCAAAAGTCTGCAGCATGATATTGACAGAATAGCTAAAGAGACTGATAAAG ATGTTTTGTCTTTGGTTTTCCCTATTGAAGAGCATGAAGAAAAATATGGAGTGAGCCCTATAGCTGTTGAAAAGTGCGTCTGTCGTGAAGCAAGTGCATGTGAATCTGCACGAAAACCCCTAACCGTTATCTTTTCTAACAATCTCCACACCAAACATCTGCAACATGATTGTGATGTGCTAATTAAGGAGACTGGTGAAG AAGTTTTAGCTCAGGAGAATTGTAATGACCAGCCTGTTCCTGCCCAGACTGACCAAGAAATTAAGTTAAACGATGAACTTGCTGATCCGG ATGTTTTAGCTCAGGAGAATTGTAATGACCAGCCCGTTCCTGCCCAGACTGACCTAGAAATTAAGTTACACGATGAACTTGCTGATCCGG ACCATGAAGAGCAAAGCCCTGTATCCGGAGAACGGAGAGTTAGCTTGGAAGCAAATGCCAACGAGCCTGAGGAAAAGAACCTAGCTAACGTCATATCAATTGATCTCCACACCAAAAGTCTGCAGCATGATAATGGCAGAATAGCTGAAGAGACTGATAAAG ATGTTTTAGCTCAGGAGAATTGTAATGACCAGCCTGTTCCTGCCAACGAGCCTGAGGAAAAGAACCTAGCTAACGTCATATCAACTGATCTCCACACCAAAACTCTGCAGCATGATAATGACAGAATAGCTGAAGAGACTGATAAAG ACCATGAAGAGCAAAGCAATGTGTTCGGAGAACGGAGAGTTAGCTTGGAAGCAAATGCCAACGAGCCTGAGGAAAAGAACCTAGCTAACGTCATATCAACTGATCTCCACACCAAAACTCTGCAGCATGATAATGACAGAATAGCTGAAGAGACTGATAAAG ACCATGAAGAGCAAAGCAATGTGTCCGGAGAACGGAGAGTTAGCTTGGAAGCAAATGCCAACGAGCCTGAGGAAAAGAACCTAGCTAACGTCATATCAACTGATCTCCACACCAAAACTCTGCAGCATGATAATGACAGAATAGCTGAAGAGACTGATAAAG ATGTTTCGTCTTTGGTTTTCCCTATTGAAGAGCATGAAGAAAAATATGCAGTGAGCCCTATAGCTGTTGAAAAGAGCGTCAGTCGGGAAGCCAGTGCATGTGAATCTGCAGGAAAACCCCTAACTGTCATCTTTTCTAACGATCTCCACACCAAACATCTGCAACATGATTGTGATGTGCTAATTAAGGAGACTGGTGAAG ATGTTTTAGCTCAGGAGAATTGTAATGACCAGCCTGTTCCGGCCCAGACTGACCTAGAAATGAAGTTAAACGATGAACTTGCTGATCCGG AAGTTTTAGCTCAGGAGAATTGTAATGACCAGCCTGTTCTTGCTCAGACTGACCTAGAAACTAAGTTAAACGATGAACTTGCTGATCTGGCTATGGAATCAGGTTGTAGCATTACTGAAAGGAATGAAGGGCTTGTTGCTCATAATCTTGATCAAGAAG GTTTCCTTGAAGCAACACCAGAGTGCAAACAGGAATGTGGTTTGCCTGAGGAGACAGTAATTTCCTCAAAAGAAACAGGATCTCTGCTGTGTGCAGATCAATCACCAATTGGTCTGGAATCTTTATTTTCGCAAGAAAGCATAGTTGAATCAGTGGGGCATTGTGCACTTGCTTCAGCAACAACTCATACCGAAAATGGCTTTGATGATTCAAAAGATTGCCATAACAAGTCTGCACTTGAAAATGTTCATGTGCCAGAACCTTGTTCACACAATGATACTAAAGGAGGCATTTTTAAAAATGTTGATTGTATGCATACATCCCAGCGAGATGATAGAATGGAAG gagtaccagaggctaacactgaTGAAGAACATGTTCTGTCAGCCTTTTTGCTGGATGCAAATCACCTAAACGT AGTCATTAATTCTGAAGAAGTGGTTTGTGAGGGTGAAGATAGTAAGGAGCTTCTCCATTCGGAAGACTGTAAAGCTTCATCCGAGAAAACAGATGTGAATG ATGGCAATGTATATGGTATTAGTGATGCTGTAGTGAGATGTGCACTGCATGCTCCAGCCGATGATAATTATGAGATTTTTTTGGGTCCCAATACTGATGTACCACGTCAGGTTTATAATGACGGATGCAGTGATGTCAAAGAAGATCGATTTGCTTCCAAACCCTGGACAATTGATATTATTGAGGATGCCTCTGTCAAAGAAAGATCAAATTTAAAAGATTGGCAACTTGATTCCAAGTTGGAGGGCACAGAAATAGTGGAATCTGGCCTTTACTTCAATAAGGATATTGGTAACATTTTACATAGTGGATCTATTGGTGAAATAACTCCATCTGGTTCTGGTTTATCAAAAGATTCATCTGTGGACTATAGAGGGGAGGTTTTAGATGGCTTCTCAATGGAAGCATCTCTTGAAAGGTCTTCTACACGTGGGGAACAAAATGGTTGTAGACTAG ATGCTATTGAGAATCCTTCAATTACTTTAGCAACTTCTGGTTATAAGCATGAAGGTGCTTTATCTGAGGAAGCAGTGTACACAAAGAAGAATTACGCTGGAACATGCTTGTCAAATCCCAGGGAATTAATCATGGAGCTGCAATCCCATTTCTCAAAGGAAAACATAAATGAATCTGATCCTCATGACAGCCTTGTATTCCCAACTGCTGAAAATTCAGCAGATGAACAGCTGGTTAAAGTACACCATGGTTCTAATCTGTCTCAGTTAGGATTAACTGATCTGTTGGATGGACCAATTGGGTGTTCCAATACCGACGTGTTGTGCCAGTGTGACAATcataaaaatcaatccaatgaggACAAGGTAGAGGAAGTTGAGGCGGTGTCTGCTGCTAAATACATAGAAAGTGAAGTTGTGCTGCTCCCATCTCAAGAGAGATCAAATTTGAATAATGAGCAGCTTAACACCAAGTTGGAAAGCCCAAACATTATGGGATCTTGCCTTAACTGTGATAACGATGTTTGTAATACTTCGGACAATGGATCTGTTTTTGTCATTGGTAAAAGAACTCCATCTGCTTCTGGCTTACCAGAAGATTATCCTAAGGATAGTGACTTGCAACAACCGGTTTTAGATAGCTTCTCAGTGGTTTCATCTTTTCAAGACAATATATCTGGGAAGAAAACTGTTTCTGGTGTAGCAG GCAGTGAGATTCTTTCTTTAAGTTTAGCAACTCCTGATTATAAACATGAAGATGGTTTCTCTGAGGAAGCAGTATGCAGAACAAAGAATTATACTGGAACTTCCTCGGTAGATCCGAGGCATTTAGACATGGAGGGGCACTCTATTTACTCTGAGGGAG ATACATACCAAGGTCCTTGTCAAGATCTAGGCAGACATGAAGAACAAGAGAGCTGCATGTCTATTCCTATGCAAGCCAAAGAAAGTGGAG GGGTTTTGAGGTCTAGCCACACGAAAGGGTCAGTTACAGCAGCCCAAATTGATTTGGCAGGTGATGCCCATCTTATTGTGAG TGATAATGCTGCTGCCAAGCAAGTGTTTAGTGAGGAGAAAGAGGAAACaaaatctatctcttcttcagatattgATATCCTTCATGAAAAATCATACTCCAGTGGACACG ATGACCATGCTGCTTGTGCTGCCGAAACTCAGTTCTACCATCCACAGAAAGCATCTATATCTGATGGACTACATTTGGGTCCTAGTTCTTTGCAAGTAGAATCACTGGATGCTTTGGATAGCGATATACTGTATGTTAACACAGGAGTTCTCGAGCAGCATCATAAAGAGGGTTACTATGAACCCAGTGTCTACCAAATCACTTCAGGCATTTGCACAATGTCTGAAGCTGAACCATTCGAAGTTTTAGAAACTGGAAAAGATGTAAAAACGCCATCTAAGCTAGATGAGCAACTTAATCCTGGGTTGGACGGAGATGAAGCTGAGAAACACAGCTTAGACTGTGGTACAGACACCAGTCCTGTGATGAGCAAGAGAACCCTTTCTTCACCAGGATCAG GACCATGCCAGCAGTATGTAAATGAAAGCACCACCAGTACACAGTCGACTGATAATCACCCAAACGACCTACCCGCTCCGAGATCTCCTGAACAATCCGCGTGTTTTCAGAATGACAACGATTCGGGTTCAGTAG GCATTTGTCAAAGCAGCAGGCGAAGAGGTATAGATGAACTTTGCGGTAAGCTGCAGAGTTTCAAAGTTTCCAGCGCCGTAAAAGGAAGCTACGTAGCTATGGGTGCACCTCGTCCGAAGCCTGGGGACAGCACGAGCCGATCTGCAGCCGCGCTGCTCAGGAACATAGAGAACACAACTGCTGTTAAAGCTGGCCGTCCTCCTGTCAAGCCAAACGCCGATGGTAAGGACTCGTCTAGGCGAGCCCTGCAGCCCATAAGCGGAAGGCCTGACAGTAGGTAG